The proteins below come from a single Alligator mississippiensis isolate rAllMis1 chromosome 2, rAllMis1, whole genome shotgun sequence genomic window:
- the LOC102573771 gene encoding olfactory receptor 4S2-like — MEHIHNVSEFILLGLTQNQELEQVCFGLFLLFYIATVLGNLTIIVTIQRSQTLNSPMYFFLSYLSFVDIFYASVTAPKLMADLLIERKTISFHGCIAQLFLVHLLGCTEIFLLTMMAYDRYIAICKPLHYTTIMNKHVCSWMVVASWTGGFLHSIVQTLLTTQLPFCGPNVIDHFFCDVHPLLQLACTDTYIIGIIVVANSGMLSLLCFVVLMISYIVILVSLRTHTSEGRLKALSTCASHITVVLIFFGPCIFFYLRPSTTFSEDKTVAVFYTIFTPMLNPLIYTLRNEDVKNAMRKLWSIKVNFREK; from the coding sequence ATGGAGCATATACATAATGTTTCTGAATTCATTCTCTTGGGACTCACCCAGAACCAGGAATTAGAACAAGtgtgttttggtttgtttctaTTATTTTATATTGCTACTGTATTAGGAAATCTCACCATCATTGTCACAATTCAAAGAAGCCAGACTCTGAActcccccatgtatttcttcctaaGTTACCTCTCCTTTGTAGATATCTTCTATGCTTCTGTTACAGCCCCCAAACTAATGGCAGACTTACTCATTGAGAGGAAAACTATCTCCTTCCATGGCTGCATTGCACAGCTGTTCCTAGTCCATCTCCTTGGTTGCACTGAGATCTTCCTCCTCACAATGATGGCCTACGATCGTTACATAGCAATTTGCAAACCTCTTCATTATACTACCATTATGAACAAGCATGTATGTAGCTGGATGGTAGTGGCCTCATGGACAGGGGGCTTTCTTCACTCCATAGTACAGACTCTCCTGACCACCCAGCTCCCTTTCTGTGGACCAAATGTAATAGATCACTTTTTCTGTGATGTGCACCCTTTGCTGCAACTAGCTTGCACTGATACTTACATCATTGGTATCATAGTGGTTGCCAATAGTGGAATGCTCTCcttgctttgttttgttgttctGATGATATCTTATATTGTAATATTAGTCTCCTTGAGAACCCATACCTCTGAAGGGCGCCTCAAAGCTCTGTCCACTTGTGCCTCCCACATTACAGTAGTGCTTATATTTTTTGGACCTTGTATCTTCTTCTATTTAAGACCTTCCACTACCTTCTCAGAAGATAAGACAGTTGCTGTTTTCTATACCATCTTCACCCCTATGCTGAACCCATTGATATATACACTGAGAAATGAGGATGTGAAGAATGCCATGAGAAAATTATGGAGCATTAAAGTAAATTtcagagagaaatga
- the LOC102573540 gene encoding olfactory receptor 4S2-like: protein MEHVHNVSEFILLGLSQDQELEKVFFVLFLFFYILIVFGNLLIIVTIKNSQNLNSPMYFFLVYLSFLDLSYSSITAPKLIADMLVKRKVISFSGCMAQLFLMHFLSCTEVFILTVMAYDRYIAICKPLHYTTIMSKHVCNRMVVASWVGGFIHSITQTLLTFQLPFCGPNVIDHYFSDVYPLLKLACTDVHIVGILVVANSGMISIVCFLVLFVSYVVILVSLRTHSSEGCIKALSTCASHIVVVVLFFGPCMFIYLRPSITFSEDKMVSVFYTIIVPMLNPLIYTLRNEEVKSAMKKLWSRKLSLDRKQKISWVE, encoded by the coding sequence ATGGAGCATGTACATAATGTGTCTGAATTCATTCTTTTGGGACTCTCTCAGGATCAGGAGTTAGAGAAAGTCTTTTTTGTGTTATTTCTGTTCTTCTATATACTCATTGTGTTTGGAAATCTCCTTATTATTGTCACTATAAAGAACAGTCAGAATCTGAActctcctatgtatttttttcttgtttacttGTCCTTTTTAGACCTCTCCTACTCTTCCATAACAGCCCCAAAGCTGATTGCAGATATGCTTGTGAAGAGGAAAGTCATCTCCTTCAGTGGCTGCATGGCACAGCTCTTCTTAATGCATTTCCTTAGCTGCACTGAGGTATTCATACTCACAGTGATGGCCTATGATCGTTACATTGCAATCTGTAAACCTCTCCATTACACTACCATTATGAGCAAGCATGTGTGCAACCGGATGGTGGTGGCATCATGGGTGGGGGGATTTATTCATTCTATCACACAAACTCTTCTTACATTCCAGCTCCCCTTCTGCGGGCCTAATGTGATCGACCATTATTTCAGTGATGTTTACCCTTTGCTGAAGCTGGCTTGCACTGATGTTCACATTGTTGGCATATTAGTTGTTGCCAATAGTGGGATGATTTCtattgtttgttttcttgtcCTATTTGTATCTTATGTTGTCATTTTAGTTTCCCTGAGAACTCACTCTTCAGAAGGGTGTATCAAAGCCCTTTCCACCTGTGCCTCACATATCGTTGTAGTTGTTCTATTTTTTGGACCATGTATGTTCATCTACCTACGCCCTTCCATCACCTTCTCAGAGGATAAGATGGTCTCTGTTTTCTATACAATTATTGTTCCCATGCTGAATCCATTGATCTACACCCTGAGAAATGAGGAGGTGAAAAGTGCCATgaaaaaattatggagcagaaaACTGAGTTTggataggaaacaaaaaatatCATGGGTAGAATGA
- the LOC102573304 gene encoding olfactory receptor 4S2-like, producing the protein MENKNNVTEFIFLGLSQDEQLENVCVVLFLFFYISIILGNLLIIVTIKISDQLKSPMYFFLRYLSFVDICYSSVTAPKLIADFLADRKSISFQGCIVQLFLVHLLGGTEIFILTVMAYDRYIAICKPLHYATIMNKHRCSWMMVASWAGGFLHSIVQTLLTTQLNFCGPNVIDHFFCDVHPLLKLSCTDTYVVGIIVVANSGMISLISFIVLVVSYLVILVTLRTHSSKGRLKALSTCASHFTVVTIYFGPCIFIYLRPSTTFSEDKMVAVFYTIFTPMLNPLIYTLRNEEVKNAMRKLWSRKVNLERK; encoded by the coding sequence ATGGAGAATAAAAACAATGTTACTGAATTCATCTTCTTGGGACTCTCTCAGGATGAACAGTTAGAAAATGTGTGTGttgtcttgtttttatttttttatataagtATCATCTTGGGAAACCTCCTCATTATTGTGACTATAAAAATCAGTGATCAACTGAAgtcccccatgtatttcttccttagGTACCTGTCCTTTGTAGATATCTGCTACTCCTCTGTTACAGCCCCAAAACTGATTGCTGACTTTCTGGCTGACAGGAAGTCCATCTCCTTTCAGGGCTGCATAGTACAGCTATTTCTGGTTCATCTCCTCGGAGGCACTGAGATCTTCATCCTCACAGTGATGGCCTATGATCGTTATATTGCAATCTGCAAACCTCTCCATTATGCAACCATCATGAACAAGCATAGGTGCAGCTGGATGATGGTGGCCTCATGGGCAGGAGGTTTTTTACATTCCATTGTACAGACACTCCTGACCACCCAGCTTAACTTCTGTGGACCCAATGTGATAGATCACTTTTTCTGTGATGTGCACCCTTTACTAAAACTGTCCTGCACTGATACGTATGTTGTTGGCATTATAGTTGTTGCTAATAGCGGGATGATTTCCCTGATCAGCTTTATTGTCTTGGTTGTGTCCTACCTTGTTATCTTAGTCACCTTGAGGACCCACTCTTCTAAAGGACGTCTCAAAGCCCTTTCCACCTGTGCATCCCACTTCACTGTAGTTACCATATACTTTGGGCCATGCATCTTCATCTATCTAAGACCATCCACCACCTTCTCAGAAGATAAGATGGTTGCTGTGTTCTACACCATTTTCACCCCTATGCTGAACCCACTCATCTATACCCTGAGAAATGAAGAGGTAAAAAATGCCATGAGAAAACTCTGGAGTAGAAAAGTGaatttggaaaggaaataa